One genomic segment of Streptomyces sp. NBC_00239 includes these proteins:
- a CDS encoding glycoside hydrolase family 3 protein, which translates to MTILAHRPDTVTRDALAVLQPGFLGTTAPDWLLRQVAEGLTAVGLFGRNITSPGQLAALTAQLRAERDDVLVAIDEEGGDVTRLEVRGGSSFPGNLALGAVDDTALTRDVARELGRRLAECGVNLNWAPSADVNSNPDNPVIGVRSFGADTHLTARHTAAYVEGLQAAGVAACTKHFPGHGDTNVDSHHALPRIDADLETLYARELVPFKAAMDAGTKSIMSAHILLPSLDPTRPATLSPQILTGLLREELGYQGLIVTDGMEMNAIAGTYGIERGSVLAIAAGADAICVGGGLADEGTVLRLRDALVAAVREGHLPEERLADAAARVRSLAEWTRQARVAAAPGAPQEGSAPGTAGIGLTAARRAVLVSGDRKPVTSAYVATFAPVANIAVGDETPWGPAAELAELVPDTESARFDESVDPAAVLAAAGPRTIVAVVRDAHRHPWMTAALDALVAARPDTVVIEMGLPRAEPRGALYIATHGASRVCGRAAAEIVAGA; encoded by the coding sequence ATGACGATCCTCGCGCACCGCCCCGACACCGTGACCCGGGACGCCCTCGCCGTCCTCCAGCCCGGCTTCCTGGGGACCACCGCCCCCGACTGGCTGCTGCGCCAGGTCGCCGAAGGCCTCACCGCCGTCGGCCTCTTCGGCCGCAACATCACCTCGCCCGGCCAGCTCGCCGCGCTCACCGCGCAGCTGCGCGCCGAACGGGACGACGTCCTCGTCGCGATCGACGAGGAGGGCGGCGACGTCACCCGCCTGGAGGTCCGGGGCGGCTCGTCCTTCCCCGGCAACCTCGCCCTCGGCGCCGTCGACGACACCGCACTCACCCGCGACGTGGCCCGCGAGCTCGGCCGCCGGCTCGCCGAGTGCGGAGTCAACCTCAACTGGGCGCCCTCCGCGGACGTCAACTCCAACCCGGACAACCCGGTCATCGGAGTGCGCTCCTTCGGCGCCGACACCCACCTGACGGCCCGGCACACCGCCGCGTACGTCGAGGGCCTGCAGGCCGCCGGCGTCGCCGCGTGCACCAAGCACTTCCCCGGCCACGGCGACACCAACGTGGACTCGCACCACGCGCTGCCGCGGATCGACGCGGACCTGGAGACCCTGTACGCCCGTGAGCTCGTGCCCTTCAAGGCCGCCATGGACGCCGGCACCAAGTCGATCATGAGCGCGCACATCCTGCTCCCGTCGCTCGACCCGACCCGGCCCGCCACCCTCAGCCCGCAGATCCTCACCGGACTGCTGCGCGAGGAGCTGGGCTACCAGGGCCTGATCGTCACCGACGGCATGGAGATGAACGCCATCGCCGGCACGTACGGCATCGAGCGCGGCTCCGTGCTCGCCATCGCCGCCGGTGCCGACGCCATCTGTGTCGGCGGCGGCCTCGCCGACGAGGGCACCGTCCTGCGGCTGCGCGACGCCCTGGTGGCCGCCGTGCGCGAGGGACACCTCCCGGAGGAGCGGCTCGCCGACGCCGCCGCCCGGGTGCGGTCCCTCGCCGAGTGGACCCGGCAGGCACGGGTGGCCGCCGCGCCGGGTGCGCCGCAGGAGGGGAGCGCGCCCGGCACGGCCGGCATCGGCCTGACCGCGGCCCGCCGCGCCGTCCTGGTCTCCGGCGACCGCAAGCCCGTCACCTCGGCGTACGTCGCCACGTTCGCCCCCGTCGCGAACATCGCGGTCGGCGACGAGACCCCGTGGGGCCCCGCCGCCGAGCTGGCCGAGCTGGTCCCGGACACCGAGTCCGCCCGCTTCGACGAGTCCGTGGACCCGGCTGCGGTGCTCGCCGCCGCGGGCCCGCGCACCATCGTCGCGGTCGTACGGGACGCCCACCGGCACCCGTGGATGACCGCGGCCCTGGACGCGCTGGTCGCGGCCCGCCCGGACACCGTCGTGATCGAGATGGGCCTGCCGCGGGCCGAGCCGCGCGGCGCGCTGTACATCGCCACGCACGGCGCCTCGCGGGTCTGCGGCCGGGCGGCCGCGGAGATCGTCGCGGGGGCGTAG
- a CDS encoding carbohydrate ABC transporter permease, with protein sequence MTSTTATPRVARRSKGKGFRKSKLGWNLLGLFVFVTAGFPVYWMLNTAFKPAKDAIDPNPKFFPTSATFDNFRRALEINDFWGPVGRSLIVSLVVVVIGILVGMLAALAISRFAFRGRKVVIVGILAVQMIPLVAMIIPVFLLLNDLGQYDKLTGLIITYLTFILPFTVWTLRGFIVNIPKELEEAAMVDGCTPTGAFMRVVFPLLAPGMVATSVYGFIQAWNEYLYALMLMSQQNQTATVWLSNFITKNGTEFAPMMAGSTMMAVPIVALFLVVQRKMAAGLTAGAVKG encoded by the coding sequence GTGACCTCGACCACCGCGACCCCGCGCGTCGCACGCCGCAGCAAGGGCAAGGGCTTCAGGAAGTCGAAGCTCGGCTGGAACCTCCTCGGCCTGTTCGTCTTCGTCACGGCCGGCTTCCCCGTCTACTGGATGCTGAACACCGCGTTCAAGCCCGCCAAGGACGCGATCGACCCCAACCCCAAGTTCTTCCCGACGAGCGCGACGTTCGACAACTTCCGTCGCGCCCTGGAGATCAACGACTTCTGGGGCCCGGTCGGCCGCTCGCTGATCGTCTCGCTCGTCGTGGTCGTCATCGGCATCCTCGTCGGCATGCTGGCGGCCCTGGCCATCTCGCGGTTCGCCTTCCGCGGCCGCAAGGTCGTCATCGTCGGCATCCTCGCCGTCCAGATGATCCCGCTCGTCGCCATGATCATCCCGGTCTTCCTGCTGCTGAACGACCTCGGTCAGTACGACAAGCTCACCGGCCTGATCATCACGTACCTGACCTTCATCCTTCCCTTCACGGTGTGGACGCTGCGCGGCTTCATCGTGAACATCCCGAAGGAGCTCGAAGAAGCGGCCATGGTCGACGGCTGCACCCCGACCGGCGCCTTCATGCGGGTGGTCTTCCCGCTGCTCGCCCCCGGCATGGTCGCGACCTCCGTCTACGGCTTCATCCAGGCGTGGAACGAGTACCTCTACGCCCTGATGCTGATGAGCCAGCAGAACCAGACCGCCACCGTCTGGCTCAGCAACTTCATCACCAAGAACGGCACCGAGTTCGCCCCGATGATGGCCGGCTCCACCATGATGGCCGTGCCGATCGTCGCGCTCTTCCTCGTGGTCCAGCGAAAGATGGCCGCGGGTCTTACCGCCGGCGCAGTGAAGGGATGA
- a CDS encoding carbohydrate ABC transporter permease, with product MSAAQTTTAELPPAKQQSSTGAGTGSTGKPGRPERKGSAATPWLLLAPCLLVIVLVMGYPLYRLVSLSFQSFGKSELWGFKEAEWVGFENFTEILGDGEFWSVVVRTVVFAVGAVVLTMVLGMAIALLLQRVSGWVKALINIALVASWGMPILVSTAIFKWIFDTNYGVLNYLMSKLPGVDMIGHNWFASSTQGLIVIMLLVVWGAVPFVVITLSAGLTQVPKELEEAARLDGAGAWGVFRHVTLPIMKPIIVMLTTLSVIWDMGVFPQVFVMRNGNPEAEFQLLTTYSYQQAFVVNDYSGGSAIALVTVLLLLGVVAVYMRQMLKIGEVE from the coding sequence ATGAGTGCCGCACAGACAACCACCGCCGAGCTGCCACCGGCGAAGCAGCAGAGTTCCACCGGAGCCGGGACAGGGAGCACGGGCAAGCCGGGAAGGCCGGAGCGCAAGGGCTCCGCCGCGACTCCCTGGCTGCTGCTGGCCCCGTGCCTGCTGGTCATCGTGCTCGTCATGGGATACCCGCTCTACAGACTGGTGTCCCTCTCCTTCCAGAGCTTCGGCAAGTCCGAACTCTGGGGCTTCAAGGAAGCCGAGTGGGTCGGCTTCGAGAACTTCACCGAGATCCTCGGCGACGGCGAGTTCTGGTCCGTCGTCGTGCGCACCGTGGTCTTCGCGGTCGGCGCGGTCGTCCTGACCATGGTGCTCGGCATGGCGATAGCCCTGCTGCTCCAGCGGGTCTCCGGCTGGGTCAAGGCCCTCATCAACATCGCTCTCGTGGCGAGCTGGGGCATGCCGATCCTGGTCTCCACCGCCATCTTCAAGTGGATCTTCGACACCAACTACGGCGTGCTCAATTACCTGATGAGCAAGCTCCCGGGCGTCGACATGATCGGCCACAACTGGTTCGCCAGCAGCACCCAGGGCCTGATCGTGATCATGCTCCTGGTCGTCTGGGGCGCGGTGCCCTTCGTCGTCATCACCCTCAGCGCCGGCCTCACCCAGGTGCCCAAGGAGCTCGAAGAGGCCGCCCGCCTCGACGGCGCCGGCGCCTGGGGCGTCTTCCGCCACGTCACGCTGCCCATCATGAAGCCGATCATCGTCATGCTGACCACCCTCTCGGTCATCTGGGACATGGGCGTCTTCCCGCAGGTCTTCGTGATGCGCAACGGCAACCCCGAAGCCGAGTTCCAGCTGCTGACCACCTACTCGTACCAGCAGGCCTTCGTGGTCAACGACTACTCGGGCGGTTCCGCGATCGCCCTGGTGACCGTCCTGCTGCTGCTCGGTGTGGTCGCGGTCTACATGCGCCAGATGCTCAAGATCGGAGAGGTGGAGTGA
- a CDS encoding extracellular solute-binding protein, translating into MKRKLIAAVGVAGMVIGLAACGGSDEGKKDGGDKPSAAKELTVWLTVDAQNNWPDLVKAADDAIVAKHPGIKIKHEYYGWPDKNAKLDAVLATDKAPDVVEMGNSEMIGYMSTGAFSEVDASKFDNSASWLDALKESVTYEGKTYGVPYYAGGRVGTWRKDIAAEAGVKTAPKTWAELTKALDAIQQKKGDKFSAWYQPSPDWYAAMSFVYDAGGAIAKNEGGQWKGSLSSAESLKGLKQYKEILDKYMHGDKTKDESDRPVVFGQGNAATLFAAGWEGATAAAPESDKVGKLAEKLENFVMPGPNGKNLPVFLGGSDLAIPSKSEAKDVAAEWINAFTGAKGQAGLIAKGNLPNNKTDLAPLKADPKTQVAATAAESSWFVPTAPGWGQIEKAKVLQTMLVQIGTGKKSVEDAAKAADAEIDKVINTK; encoded by the coding sequence GTGAAGCGCAAGCTCATCGCGGCGGTTGGTGTCGCGGGCATGGTAATCGGCCTGGCGGCGTGTGGCGGTTCGGACGAAGGCAAGAAGGACGGCGGCGACAAGCCCTCCGCCGCCAAGGAGCTCACCGTATGGCTCACGGTCGACGCCCAGAACAACTGGCCTGACCTGGTCAAGGCTGCCGACGACGCGATTGTCGCGAAGCACCCCGGCATCAAGATCAAGCACGAGTACTACGGCTGGCCGGACAAGAACGCCAAGCTCGACGCCGTGCTCGCCACGGACAAGGCCCCGGACGTTGTCGAAATGGGCAACTCCGAGATGATCGGCTACATGTCGACCGGCGCCTTCTCCGAGGTCGACGCCTCGAAGTTCGACAACTCCGCCTCCTGGCTGGACGCCCTCAAGGAGTCCGTGACCTACGAGGGCAAGACGTACGGCGTCCCCTACTACGCCGGTGGCCGCGTGGGCACCTGGCGCAAGGACATCGCCGCCGAGGCGGGCGTCAAGACCGCCCCGAAGACCTGGGCCGAGCTGACCAAGGCCCTCGACGCCATCCAGCAGAAGAAGGGCGACAAGTTCAGCGCCTGGTACCAGCCCTCGCCGGACTGGTACGCGGCGATGTCCTTCGTCTACGACGCCGGCGGCGCCATCGCGAAGAACGAGGGCGGCCAGTGGAAGGGCTCCCTGTCCTCCGCCGAGTCGCTGAAGGGTCTCAAGCAGTACAAGGAGATCCTCGACAAGTACATGCACGGCGACAAGACCAAGGACGAGTCCGACCGTCCGGTCGTGTTCGGCCAGGGCAACGCCGCGACGCTCTTCGCCGCCGGCTGGGAGGGCGCCACCGCGGCCGCCCCCGAGAGCGACAAGGTCGGCAAGCTCGCCGAGAAGCTCGAGAACTTCGTGATGCCCGGCCCGAACGGCAAGAACCTCCCCGTCTTCCTCGGCGGCTCCGACCTGGCGATCCCGTCCAAGTCCGAGGCCAAGGACGTGGCCGCGGAGTGGATCAACGCCTTCACCGGCGCCAAGGGCCAGGCCGGCCTGATCGCCAAGGGCAACCTCCCGAACAACAAGACGGACCTCGCGCCGCTGAAGGCCGACCCGAAGACCCAGGTCGCGGCCACCGCCGCCGAGTCCTCGTGGTTCGTTCCCACCGCGCCGGGCTGGGGCCAGATCGAGAAGGCCAAGGTCCTCCAGACCATGCTCGTCCAGATCGGCACCGGCAAGAAGTCGGTCGAGGACGCGGCCAAGGCCGCCGACGCCGAGATCGACAAGGTCATCAACACCAAGTGA
- a CDS encoding GntR family transcriptional regulator, whose product MATEGALTEPESGAVTRTARVPKYYRLKRHLLDMTETLPPGTPVPPERTLAAEFDTSRTTVRQALQELVVEGRLERIQGKGTFVAKPKVSQPLQLSSYTEDMRAQGLEPTSQLLDIGYVTADDTLAGLLKIATGGRVLRIERLRLASGEPMAIETTHLSAKRFPALRRSLVKYTSLYTALAEVYDVRLAEAEETIETSLATPREAGLLGTDVGLPMLMLSRHSLDAEGEPVEWVRSVYRGDRYKFVARLQRPAV is encoded by the coding sequence ATGGCCACCGAAGGGGCGCTCACGGAGCCGGAGAGCGGGGCAGTCACTCGTACCGCGCGCGTGCCCAAGTACTACCGACTCAAGCGCCATTTGCTCGACATGACCGAAACCCTGCCCCCCGGCACCCCGGTACCCCCGGAGCGCACCCTGGCGGCGGAGTTCGACACCTCGCGCACCACTGTCCGGCAGGCCCTGCAGGAGCTCGTCGTGGAGGGCCGCCTGGAGCGCATCCAGGGCAAGGGCACCTTCGTCGCCAAGCCCAAGGTGTCCCAGCCGCTCCAACTCTCCTCGTACACCGAGGACATGAGGGCACAGGGCCTGGAGCCGACCTCGCAGCTGCTGGACATCGGCTACGTGACGGCGGACGACACCCTGGCCGGTCTGCTCAAGATCGCCACCGGCGGCCGGGTGCTGCGCATCGAGCGCCTGCGACTGGCCAGCGGCGAGCCGATGGCCATCGAGACCACCCACCTTTCGGCCAAGCGCTTCCCGGCCCTGCGCCGCTCGCTCGTCAAGTACACCTCGCTCTACACCGCCCTCGCGGAGGTGTACGACGTCCGCCTCGCGGAGGCCGAGGAGACCATCGAGACCTCGCTGGCCACCCCCCGCGAGGCCGGGCTGCTGGGCACCGACGTCGGCCTTCCGATGCTGATGCTCTCGCGGCACTCCCTGGACGCCGAGGGCGAACCCGTGGAGTGGGTGCGCTCGGTCTACCGCGGCGACCGCTACAAGTTCGTCGCCAGGCTCCAGCGCCCCGCCGTCTGA
- a CDS encoding carbon starvation CstA family protein yields MTPKSIAVWSLVALVGAAGWAVLALSRGEEISAAWMLAAALGSYAIAYRFYSRFLARRVLKVDKTRATPAERLDNGVDFHPTDRRVLFGHHFAAVAGAGPLVGPVLAAQMGYLPGTIWIVAGVIFAGAVQDMVTLFFSTRRDGRSLGQMAREEIGPFGGAAALIAVFAIMIILLAVLALIIVNALSHSPWGVFSIGMTIPIALFMGVYLRILRPGRVTEVSLIGVALLLLAIVAGGWVAESSLADFFTLEKETLVIWMVAYGFLASVLPVWLLLAPRDYLSTFMKVGTIALLAIGVVVAMPTLKMPAVTDFASRGDGPVFAGSMFPFVFITIACGALSGFHSLVSSGTTPKMIQKETQVRMIGYGAMLTESFVAIMAMIAACIIEPGLFFAVNSPPGVVGTTVESASQAVGAFGFSISPADLAQAAKDVEESTLLSRTGGAPTFALGMSQIFSSIFGGASMKAFWYHFAIMFEALFILTTLDAGTRVGRFMLQDTLGNVAKPFKQISWKPGVWITSALVVGAWGYFLWVGVKDPLGGINQLFPLFGIANQLLAAVALAVCTTLLVKSGRLKWAWVTAVPLAWDATVTLTASWQKVFSEDPRVGFFAQRDKFQAGIDADKVLPPAKTMGEMHTVVTNATVDGVLSALFALLIVVVLVDAARVCVRAVRRPATVTLHETPYVRSAIVAPAGLFPTKEEKAELAQAALVGGVPDGDGRGDGGRSRESVSS; encoded by the coding sequence ATGACACCCAAGTCGATCGCCGTCTGGTCGCTCGTCGCCCTGGTGGGCGCCGCCGGCTGGGCGGTGCTCGCGCTCTCCCGCGGCGAGGAGATCTCCGCCGCGTGGATGCTGGCCGCGGCCCTGGGCTCGTACGCCATCGCCTACCGCTTCTACTCGCGCTTCCTGGCCCGCCGGGTCCTCAAGGTCGACAAGACCCGCGCCACCCCCGCCGAACGCCTTGACAACGGTGTCGACTTCCACCCGACCGACCGGCGCGTGCTGTTCGGCCACCACTTCGCGGCCGTGGCCGGGGCCGGCCCGCTGGTCGGCCCGGTGCTCGCCGCGCAGATGGGCTACCTGCCCGGAACGATCTGGATCGTGGCGGGCGTGATCTTCGCCGGCGCCGTCCAGGACATGGTCACGCTCTTCTTCTCGACCCGGCGCGACGGCCGTTCGCTCGGCCAGATGGCCCGGGAGGAGATCGGGCCGTTCGGCGGCGCGGCCGCGCTCATCGCGGTCTTCGCCATCATGATCATCCTGCTGGCGGTGCTGGCACTGATCATCGTCAACGCGCTCTCGCACTCGCCGTGGGGCGTCTTCTCCATCGGCATGACCATCCCGATCGCCCTGTTCATGGGCGTCTACCTGCGCATCCTGCGCCCGGGCCGGGTCACCGAGGTCTCCCTCATCGGGGTCGCCCTGCTGCTGCTCGCCATCGTCGCGGGCGGCTGGGTCGCCGAGTCCTCGCTCGCGGACTTCTTCACGCTGGAGAAGGAGACCCTGGTCATCTGGATGGTCGCGTACGGCTTCCTGGCCTCGGTGCTGCCGGTGTGGCTGCTGCTCGCGCCGCGCGACTACCTCTCCACCTTCATGAAGGTGGGCACCATCGCGCTGCTCGCCATCGGCGTGGTCGTCGCCATGCCCACCCTGAAGATGCCCGCCGTCACGGACTTCGCGAGCCGCGGCGACGGCCCGGTCTTCGCCGGCTCGATGTTCCCGTTCGTCTTCATCACGATCGCCTGCGGCGCGCTCTCCGGCTTCCACTCCCTGGTCTCCTCGGGCACCACCCCGAAGATGATCCAGAAGGAGACCCAGGTCCGGATGATCGGCTACGGCGCGATGCTGACCGAGTCGTTCGTCGCGATCATGGCGATGATCGCCGCCTGCATCATCGAGCCCGGCCTGTTCTTCGCGGTGAACTCCCCGCCCGGCGTGGTCGGCACCACCGTCGAGAGCGCCTCGCAGGCGGTCGGCGCGTTCGGCTTCAGCATCTCCCCCGCCGATCTGGCGCAGGCCGCCAAGGACGTGGAGGAGTCGACGCTGCTCTCCCGGACCGGCGGCGCGCCGACGTTCGCACTCGGAATGTCCCAGATCTTCTCATCGATCTTCGGCGGCGCCTCCATGAAGGCGTTCTGGTACCACTTCGCGATCATGTTCGAGGCGCTGTTCATCCTCACCACGCTCGACGCGGGCACCCGCGTCGGCCGCTTCATGCTCCAGGACACCCTGGGCAACGTGGCCAAGCCCTTCAAGCAGATCAGCTGGAAGCCGGGCGTGTGGATCACCAGCGCGCTGGTCGTCGGCGCCTGGGGCTACTTCCTGTGGGTGGGCGTGAAGGACCCGCTGGGCGGCATCAACCAGCTCTTCCCGCTGTTCGGGATCGCGAACCAGCTGCTCGCCGCGGTGGCCCTGGCGGTCTGCACGACGCTGCTCGTCAAGTCCGGCCGCCTCAAGTGGGCCTGGGTGACGGCGGTCCCGCTGGCCTGGGACGCGACCGTCACCCTCACCGCCAGTTGGCAGAAGGTCTTCTCGGAGGACCCGCGGGTGGGCTTCTTCGCCCAGCGCGACAAGTTCCAGGCCGGCATCGACGCCGACAAGGTGCTGCCGCCCGCCAAGACCATGGGCGAGATGCACACGGTCGTCACCAACGCCACCGTGGACGGGGTGCTGTCGGCCCTGTTCGCGCTGCTCATCGTCGTCGTCCTGGTGGACGCGGCCCGGGTCTGCGTCAGGGCCGTCCGCCGCCCCGCGACGGTCACCCTCCACGAGACGCCGTACGTGCGCTCCGCGATCGTCGCCCCGGCCGGGCTCTTCCCCACCAAGGAGGAGAAGGCCGAACTGGCCCAGGCCGCCCTGGTCGGCGGCGTGCCGGACGGCGACGGCAGGGGCGACGGCGGCCGGTCCCGGGAATCCGTCTCGTCATGA
- a CDS encoding YbdD/YjiX family protein: MTAREVLARIRFHVREFTGEAAYDRYVAHARGHDPDAEVMTRRAFERARTDAREADPREGFRCC, encoded by the coding sequence ATGACCGCCCGCGAGGTGCTCGCCCGGATCCGCTTCCACGTCCGCGAGTTCACCGGCGAGGCGGCGTACGACCGGTACGTCGCCCACGCCCGCGGCCACGACCCGGACGCCGAGGTCATGACCCGCCGCGCCTTCGAGCGGGCCCGCACGGACGCCCGCGAGGCGGACCCGCGGGAGGGCTTCCGCTGCTGCTGA
- a CDS encoding ribonucleoside-diphosphate reductase subunit alpha: MTIAPAAPRAESDQPEAEGPGAALLRTLTDLTADLPDTDPGRVAAAALRGRSAAADEAELRGLATEAAAGLISEDPAYSRLAARLLTLAIADEAAGQGATSFSASVEVGHREGLIADRTAEFVRTHATRLDALVELSLSDGADDRFGFFGLRTLHSRYLLRHPITRQVVETPQHFMLRVACGLAEDDSLRAVEEVASLYRLMSRLDYLPSSPTLFNSGTRHPQMSSCYLLDSPLDELDSIYDRYHQVARLSKHAGGIGLSYSRIRARGSLIRGTNGHSNGIVPFLKTLDASVAAVNQGGRRKGAAAVYLETWHADIEEFLELRDNTGEDARRTHNLNLAHWIPDEFMRRVNSDGQWSLFSPADVPELVDLYGDEFDEAYRKAEASGLAKKSMPARDLYGRMMRTLAQTGQGWMTFKDASNRTANQTALPGSVVHSSNLCTEIIEVTNDGETAVCNLGSVNLGAFVLAETGEMDWERLDETVRTAVTFLDRVVDINFYPTEQAGRSNARWRPVGLGAMGLQDVFFKLRLPFDSAEAKALSTKISERIMLAAYEASTDLAERNGPLPAWAETRTAQGVLHPDHYEVERHWPERWDALRARMATTGLRNSLLLAIAPTATIASIAGVYECIEPQVSNLFKRETLSGEFLQVNGYLVEELKALGVWDAQTREALRESSGSVQGFGWIPAEVRELYRTAWEIPQRGLIDMAAARTPFLDQSQSLNLFLETPTIGKLSSMYAYAWKQGLKTTYYLRSRPATKIARAASGSAVPAAVTELPQAVDADALACSLENPESCEACQ; encoded by the coding sequence GTGACCATCGCGCCCGCCGCACCGCGCGCCGAGTCCGACCAGCCCGAGGCCGAAGGCCCCGGCGCCGCGCTGCTGCGCACCCTCACCGACCTCACCGCCGACCTCCCGGACACCGACCCCGGCCGGGTCGCCGCCGCCGCCCTGCGCGGCCGCAGCGCCGCCGCGGACGAGGCCGAGCTGCGCGGCCTGGCGACCGAGGCGGCGGCGGGGCTCATCTCCGAGGACCCGGCGTACTCCCGGCTCGCCGCCCGTCTGCTCACCCTCGCCATCGCGGACGAGGCCGCCGGCCAGGGCGCGACCTCCTTCTCGGCCTCCGTCGAGGTGGGCCACCGCGAGGGCCTCATCGCGGACCGCACCGCGGAGTTCGTCCGCACCCACGCCACCCGGCTGGACGCGCTGGTCGAACTCTCCCTCTCCGACGGCGCCGACGACCGCTTCGGCTTCTTCGGCCTGCGCACCCTGCACAGCCGCTACCTGCTGCGCCACCCGATCACCCGCCAGGTCGTCGAGACCCCGCAGCACTTCATGCTCCGCGTGGCGTGCGGCCTCGCGGAGGACGACAGCCTGCGCGCGGTGGAGGAAGTGGCCTCGCTGTACCGGCTGATGAGCCGCCTGGACTACCTGCCGTCCTCCCCCACCCTGTTCAACTCGGGCACCCGGCACCCGCAGATGTCCTCCTGCTACCTGCTGGACTCCCCGCTCGACGAGCTCGACTCGATCTACGACCGCTACCACCAGGTCGCGCGCCTGTCGAAGCACGCCGGCGGCATCGGCCTGTCGTACTCCCGCATCCGCGCCCGCGGCTCGCTGATCCGCGGCACCAACGGTCACTCCAACGGCATCGTCCCGTTCCTGAAGACCCTCGACGCCTCCGTCGCGGCGGTCAACCAGGGCGGCCGGCGCAAGGGCGCGGCCGCGGTCTACCTGGAGACCTGGCACGCGGACATCGAGGAGTTCCTGGAGCTGCGCGACAACACCGGTGAGGACGCCCGGCGCACGCACAACCTGAACCTCGCGCACTGGATCCCGGACGAGTTCATGCGCCGCGTGAACTCCGACGGCCAGTGGTCGCTGTTCTCCCCGGCCGACGTGCCGGAGCTGGTCGACCTGTACGGCGACGAGTTCGACGAGGCCTACCGCAAGGCCGAGGCCTCGGGCCTGGCGAAGAAGAGCATGCCGGCGCGCGACCTGTACGGCCGCATGATGCGCACCCTCGCGCAGACCGGCCAGGGCTGGATGACGTTCAAGGACGCCTCCAACCGGACCGCGAACCAGACCGCCCTGCCCGGCAGCGTGGTCCACTCCTCGAACCTCTGCACCGAGATCATCGAGGTGACCAACGACGGCGAGACCGCGGTCTGCAACCTGGGCTCGGTCAACCTGGGCGCGTTCGTGCTCGCCGAGACCGGCGAGATGGACTGGGAGCGGCTGGACGAGACCGTCCGCACCGCCGTGACCTTCCTCGACCGGGTCGTGGACATCAACTTCTACCCGACCGAGCAGGCCGGCCGCTCGAACGCCCGCTGGCGTCCGGTGGGCCTGGGCGCGATGGGACTCCAGGACGTCTTCTTCAAGCTGCGCCTGCCCTTCGACTCGGCCGAGGCCAAGGCCCTGTCGACGAAGATCTCCGAGCGGATCATGCTGGCCGCGTACGAGGCGTCCACCGACCTCGCCGAGCGCAATGGACCGCTCCCGGCGTGGGCCGAGACCCGTACCGCGCAGGGCGTGCTGCACCCGGACCACTACGAGGTCGAGCGCCACTGGCCGGAGCGCTGGGACGCACTGCGCGCCCGGATGGCGACGACCGGCCTGCGCAACTCGCTGCTGCTGGCCATCGCGCCGACCGCCACGATCGCCTCGATCGCGGGCGTGTACGAGTGCATCGAGCCGCAGGTCTCCAACCTCTTCAAGCGCGAGACGCTCAGCGGCGAGTTCCTCCAGGTCAACGGCTACCTGGTCGAGGAGCTCAAGGCGCTCGGCGTGTGGGACGCGCAGACCCGCGAGGCGCTGCGCGAGTCCAGCGGCTCGGTGCAGGGCTTCGGCTGGATCCCCGCGGAGGTCCGCGAGCTGTACCGCACCGCGTGGGAGATCCCGCAGCGCGGCCTGATCGACATGGCGGCGGCCCGTACGCCGTTCCTCGACCAGAGCCAGTCGCTGAACCTGTTCCTGGAGACGCCCACCATCGGCAAGCTCAGCTCGATGTACGCGTACGCCTGGAAGCAGGGTCTGAAGACCACCTACTACCTGCGCTCGCGTCCGGCGACGAAGATCGCCCGCGCCGCGTCCGGGTCCGCCGTCCCGGCGGCCGTGACCGAACTCCCGCAGGCCGTCGACGCCGATGCGCTGGCCTGCTCCCTTGAGAACCCCGAGTCCTGCGAGGCCTGCCAGTAA